Genomic DNA from Solanum pennellii chromosome 3, SPENNV200:
NNNNNNNNNNNNNNNNNNNNNNNNNNNNNNNNNNNNNNNNNNNNNNNNNNNNNNNNNNNNNNNNNNNNNNNNNNNNNNNNNNNNNNNNNNNNNNNNNNNNNNNNNNNNNNNNNNNNNNNNNNNNNNNNNNNNNNNNNNNNNNNNNNNNNNNNNNNNNNNNNNNNNNNNNNNNNNNNNNNNNNNNNNNNNNNNNNNNNNNNNNNNNNNNNNNNNNNNNNNNNNNNNNNNNNNNNNNNNNNNNNNNNNNNNNNNNNNNNNNNNNNNNNNNNNNNNNNNNNNNNNNNNNNNNNNNNNNNNNNNNNNNNNNNNNNNNNNNNNNNNNNNNNNNNNNNNNNNNNNNNNNNNNNNNNNNNNNNNNNNNNNNNNNNNNNNNNNNNNNNNNNNNNNNNNNNNNNNNNNNNNNNNNNNNNNNNNNNNNNNNNNNNNNNNNNNNNNNNNNNNNNNNNNNNNNNNNNNNNNNNNNNNNNNNNNNNNNNNNNNNNNNNNNNNNNNNNNNNNNNNNNNNNNNNNNNNNNNNNNNNNNNNNNNNNNNNNNNNNNNNNNNNNNNNNNNNNNNNNNNNNNNNNNNNNNNNNNNNNNNNNNNNNNNNNNNNNNNNNNNNNNNNNNNNNNNNNNNNNNNNNNNNNNNNNNNNNNNNNNNNNNNNNNNNNNNNNNNNNNNNNNNNNNNNNNNNNNNNNNNNNNNNNNNNNNNNNNNNNNNNNNNNNNNNNNNNNNNNNNNNNNNNNNNNNNNNNNNNNNNNNNNNNNNNNNNNNNNNNNNNNNNNNNNNNNNNNNNNNNNNNNNNNNNNNNNNNNNNNNNNNNNNNNNNNNNNNNNNNNNNNNNNNNNNNNNNNNNNNNNNNNNNNNNNNNNNNNNNNNNNNNNNNNNNNNNNNNNNNNNNNNNNNNNNNNNNNNNNNNNNNNNNNNNNNNNNNNNNNNNNNNNNNNNNNNNNNNNNNNNNNNNNNNNNNNNNNNNNNNNNNNNNNNNNNNNNNNNNNNNNNNNNNNNNNNNNNNNNNNNNNNNNNNNNNNNNNNNNNNNNNNNNNNNNNNNNNNNNNNNNNNNNNNNNNNNNNNNNNNNNNNNNNNNNNNNNNNNNNNNNNNNNNNNNNNNNNNNNNNNNNNNNNNNNNNNNNNNNNNNNNNNNNNNNNNNNNNNNNNNNNNNNNNNNNNNNNNNNNNNNNNNNNNNNNNNNNNNNNNNNNNNNNNNNNNNNNNNNNNNNNNNNNNNNNNNNNNNNNNNNNNNNNNNNNNNNNNNNNNNNNNNNNNNNNNNNNNNNNNNNNNNNNNNNNNNNNNNNNNNNNNNNNNNNNNNNNNNNNNNNNNNNNNNNNNNNNNNNNNNNNNNNNNNNNNNNNNNNNNNNNNNNNNNNNNNNNNNNNNNNNNNNNNNNNNNNNNNNNNNNNNNNNNNNNNNNNNNNNNNNNNNNNNNNNNNNNNNNNNNNNNNNNNNNNNNNNNNNNNNNNNNNNNNNNNNNNNNNNNNNNNNNNNNNNNNNNNNNNNNNNNNNNNNNNNNNNNNNNNNNNNNNNNNNNNNNNNNNNNNNNNNNNNNNNNNNNNNNNNNNNNNNNNNNNNNNNNNNNNNNNNNNNNNNNNNNNNNNNNNNNNNNNNNNNNNNNNNNNNNNNNNNNNNNNNNNNNNNNNNNNNNNNNNNNNNNNNNNNNNNNNNNNNNNNNNNNNNNNNNNNNNNNNNNNNNNNNNNNNNNNNNNNNNNNNNNNNNNNNNNNNNNNNNNNNNNNNNNNNNNNNNNNNNNNNNNNNNNNNNNNNNNNNNNNNNNNNNNNNNNNNNNNNNNNNNNNNNNNNNNNNNNNNNNNNNNNNNNNNNNNNNNNNNNNNNNNNNNNNNNNNNNNNNNNNNNNNNNNNNNNNNNNNNNNNNNNNNNNNNNNNNNNNNNNNNNNNNNNNNNNNNNNNNNNNNNNNNNNNNNNNNNNNNNNNNNNNNNNNNNNNNNNNNNNNNNNNNNNNNNNNNNNNNNNNNNNNNNNNNNNNNNNNNNNNNNNNNNNNNNNNNNNNNNNNNNNNNNNNNNNNNNNNNNNNNNNNNNNNNNNNNNNNNNNNNNNNNNNNNNNNNNNNNNNNNNNNNNNNNNNNNNNNNNNNNNNNNNNNNNNNNNNNNNNNNNNNNNNNNNNNNNNNNNNNNNNNNNNNNNNNNNNNNNNNNNNNNNNNNNNNNNNNNNNNNNNNNNNNNNNNNNNNNNNNNNNNNNNNNNNNNNNNNNNNNNNNNNNNNNNNNNNNNNNNNNNNNNNNNNNNNNNNNNNNNNNNNNNNNNNNNNNNNNNNNNNNNNNNNNNNNNNNNNNNNNNNNNNNNNNNNNNNNNNNNNNNNNNNNNNNNNNNNNNNNNNNNNNNNNNNNNNNNNNNNNNNNNNNNNNNNNNNNNNNNNNNNNNNNNNNNNNNNNNNNNNNNNNNNNNNNNNNNNNNNNNNNNNNNNNNNNNNNNNNNNNNNNNNNNNNNNNNNNNNNNNNNNNNNNNNNNNNNNNNNNNNNNNNNNNNNNNNNNNNNNNNNNNNNNNNNNNNNNNNNNNNNNNNNNNNNNNNNNNNNNNNNNNNNNNNNNNNNNNNNNNNNNNNNNNNNNNNNNNNNNNNNNNNNNNNNNNNNNNNNNNNNNNNNNNNNNNNNNNNNNNNNNNNNNNNNNNNNNNNNNNNNNNNNNNNNNNNNNNNNNNNNNNNNNNNNNNNNNNNNNNNNNNNNNNNNNNNNNNNNNNNNNNNNNNNNNNNNNNNNNNNNNNNNNNNNNNNNNNNNNNNNNNNNNNNNNNNNNNNNNNNNNNNNNNNNNNNNNNNNNNNNNNNNNNNNNNNNNNNNNNNNNNNNNNNNNNNNNNNNNNNNNNNNNNNNNNNNNNNNNNNNNNNNNNNNNNNNNNNNNNNNNNNNNNNNNNNNNNNNNNNNNNNNNNNNNNNNNNNNNNNNNNNNNNNNNNNNNNNNNNNNNNNNNNNNNNNNNNNNNNNNNNNNNNNNNNNNNNNNNNNNNNNNNNNNNNNNNNNNNNNNNNNNNNNNNNNNNNNNNNNNNNNNNNNNNNNNNNNNNNNNNNNNNNNNNNNNNNNNNNNNNNNNNNNNNNNNNNNNNNNNNNNNNNNNNNNNNNNNNNNNNNNNNNNNNNNNNNNNNNNNNNNNNNNNNNNNNNNNNNNNNNNNNNNNNNNNNNNNNNNNNNNNNNNNNNNNNNNNNNNNNNNNNNTATTAAATGTGTTAGGTAGTGAATGACTTTTAAGTTGTGTGTGTTTGCaggaatttaatttttcatgcgcccattttctagatttttcatGTGATTTAGTTCTGTgttttatgaatataaataatgaaTGCGACATTAAAGGCTTAATATAGTGAATGACTCTTATGTCATTTTGGCATGTAGTAGCGGAGGCAGAAATTTTGTTAAtgatgtttaaaatttaaaagagtaCATTTTATTTTAGCTAATGAgtgtccaatttttttttagttactaATGAGTGGATGCAtctagttttaaaattaaattaaatatcatttaactaaatcatataaatatttataattataaaactattaattatataaatcaaaactaactaaaaaaagtcaaaaaaaacaGTTTTAATTAGAGCAACTTTAAcgtatagcaaacataaaaaacatatttgtatgttataactatagtttaCATAATTGCACTTCATATATTGCAAATTTTACTATCCTGTGGAGCTTTTggtttgtataattcgcaagaTACATCCTATTTTATATAAGTTATTCAACTTTGCATGAATTCatttatacattgtaatttgtattaattaagatttgtatttgtataattataagtgtatatgatgaaagtatatgtatttgtatttttatatacatttttctctcgttttatacaaatataaacgCATTAGTACATCTTATACATCTGTATACCAAATGGATAATTGTATATCAAAAAATGGCTAATTGTATACCGAATTAGATGACAAAAAAATGGGATGTTtgttgcgaattatacataaaagaaagggcaactttcacatagcaaacataaaattcatatttgtatgctatagcaaaattCGCATAATACGCTCCGTAGcaaacttatatatgtataattcgctatccatATACAAtagaagcaaattgtataaaatgagaaagagataAACTATGTacaatttaaattgtataaaacaagaaagcgAGAAAGgcaaaaataaattgtataaaacgagaaagaaaaaaattatatataatttgaatttgtataaagagagaaaacaaaaagagaCTTGTGCAGGGAATATATGATTGAATCgaatgtataaaacgagaaagagagaaattatatacaatttgaatttgtataaaacgagaaaggcaaaagagacttgggcagggaatatttatatattataagtgtataggatgaagatatatgtatttgcatgcgtttatacaattttctctcgctttatgcaattagaaacacaatttatacaattttattgtataagcgagagaggcgagcgacagGAAGcaagagagagagggagagtggcaagcgagaatatgagggagagagggactgacaaacagtttgctatggaacacaaataaatcaaagggtagctactatatttattttatattattagtttgacattctatacaattttccctaaaataaactatggttataacatttaatttaaattaatagtttgttatttcatacaattttcccttttaactACTACTTCCTCGTTCGTCTTTACTTGTTTGTTTGATTTGACACTCTTAAGAAGCAATAAATTGAAGGATAATTTAACTATATTATTCCGTTTGATTATCAGTTAtttaaatatgaagaaataaatagtatttaatagtagaaataaaataaacacaatataataaattatatcttattttataaatcaaacaaaaaattgaatagCCATCTTTATTAACTAGAAAAgtaaacaaatttaattatataaagaaataaatttgcTCAATCAGTAATTTTctgtaaagaaataaaaaaattggaatGTGTATCTTTTTTAAAGTTGATTTCcttgtaaaatatatatttaattgtctTGGGTAAAGAACTAGTTAGCATAGTGTAAGATTTAAATTACATTCtatccctattttttttaaaatttatgatttcgGATACATAGCAAATAAgtcggatacattaaatatgAAACATTAAAACAAATTCAGTTACACttttaaaagaaagagaatataaaattgattgttAGTTCCCCAAATCACgctaatttaattgatttcaatCTCTTCAAAATCTTATCAGgtttaatcaaatcaaaatttaaattttcttctccAATTCTCTTCCAAATTTGTCCGCcttcaattcaaaatttaaattttttttctctcagtTCTATTCCAAATTCGTATGGTTtcaaacaattcaaattttcatctttCAATTCTTACCCCAATAATAAtagattttaaaagttgaaaacaaTAACCGATACATGATCATGAATACGTTCAAGAATCTGGAAAATCAAGGTGAGTTATGAATGATACATAAGTGGgattttaaatttcttcttccaattcgtcgaagatcctttcaattttgattcaaaatcacaaaaacAATGAGAAGTTACatcatgaatattttgattttgataagACAATGAAGAATATGGAGAGAAAAAAATGTGACAttcaaaaatctggaaaaaaaatatgagtcTCGATTTGCAATGTATAAAATAGATCAGAGTTTTAATTGCATGGTAAAATAGATCTGACAATCAGAGGTATAAAACTACATATATTGTGTTgttaattagatttttatttatattttttagatgacCATACAATCGTGATACATTAGTATTTGTGTTTCTTGTATAAATTGATAAGTACTATACTCCTATtaattagatacattaaataactAATCTTGGAATTAAAGATCAACAAGTTACTGTGTGATACATgcaatattaatttaaattattgtttcATTACCAAATATCTAACATGATACATTACTATTTGTATATCTTATTGTTTGTGGAATACTATACTTTATAGATGATacattatgcatatattttGTTGTAAAAGCATCAAAATGTTCAAGAATGAGGTATGTATCatattaaagttatattttgtACCTGATATAAGTATATAAGTTTGGTTGTTTGATTGTTTGTGATTGATGCATATAATAACTGTTTTACGGAAAGTATCACTAATTTCTTTAATGTTAACAGGTTTTTGAATCATCAGAGTATCTTTATTCAGTCTATGATTCTGAAAGAGAGATATATTGTTTGCCTTGAATGATAAATATGCAATTGTGGAAGATTTCAAGTTGATCAGATgcttttttctataatttttttttgttgataataatGTATCTGATACAATAAGGTTGTGAAAGAATAGTGTGTGTAAGCTGAAATAAAGTGTATCTATAAAGGTATCATTTAgtagttgattatgtatttGATACAATAAGATTATCAATGTTTACGTATTTATGTATCaagatatttaatttgatacatagtgtttttatcaaaataaacgAGATACACATGAAAATTAAGTATCAGATACGTGGAACAAACAATGATTATAGCAGTGATGTATCGAATCAATAATAACACTAACAAGACtaatttaagaatcaaaataaatgagATACATTGTGTCTTTGGCAGTGATAATCGTGTACTGACTGATCCAACTattcctttctctttttttgaacTTGTATTTCAATGTAGATTTAAATTCAATCATGTATAAACATTGCAAATCAAATACGACTTTCTGGTTTTTGATTTATAACAAAAGATTTCTAACAATAtgaatgaaataagaaaaaatatttaataatataataatcaaatataaaaagaaatcctaatataattaaataacaaatattctTCCATAATATAGTAATTTGTGATTGATAAGGTTTATCAAtcaattgattttctttctattagttgatttttatttttattgttattatttttcctatttctttCTCCACGTTATTCTCAAATCTCAatcatttgttgttttttttttaaaaaaaatcatcacgaaaaagtaaaaagtttttctaaatcttgattcaacatataatttttttatgattcaatcaattttaatttttttgctttttttataagttttttgcttttatcttattttttcattttcttaatttgatttttttagaaataacgattgatttttatcaactttgatgttatttttactttttattattataatctgAAATTCTATtgttgagaaataaaaattattttctgaaattttgatttcatttttggTGTGGTATAGGGAGTGATTTGTGGATTGAAATAAGGAaggaataaatattaattttgggAGTTAGGATTTATGTATCAAACGTTTGGAGTTTGAGAGTAAAATAAgggattttgaaaaattttaagggAATAATTGagattatgaaaagaaaagatgtgTATATAGGtaaattatacttatttttatttagtttccaatttttttctaacttaAAAAAAGTTGTTATAAAATTGATTCAGCAAGAATCGAACCGTAGACGTTGGATACTAGaataaacatattcatcactAAACTATCAACCTCTATTGTACATAAATGTGTGTATTTACTTATATAAGGcaaaaacacataatatattatatatacatacgATCGAATTTTTCGATAAAGGGTGATCAACCCACATGCTGCAGCTCCGTCCCAGTGTGGCTATTCGACACACTAGTCCTGTGAGCTTGCACAACTTTCGAGTTATAATAAACTCTTTTCACGTGAACACAAATGAAGTGTCATTTCCTAAAAATTGTCAcaagaatataatttttgatatttgttTTCTAGATTCATTTATGAATCTAGTTAAGTTCTATATAAATGTTTACTTTTAccttcttaaattttttatgtgaaaaatgattcAATTAAGTTATATGATTTAGGAATTTAAGTTGTAATTACACATTAGACACGTGAGCGTGCACATTTGTTTGATGTATTATACTCTATTCACTTGAATTCTATTTTTAGTGTGACGATTTCCTAGATTGTTCTTCACGTGAATTTAGTTATATGCTTTAGGAATTTCAATAATGATTGTGATGTGAGTGATGTAGTGAATAACTGCTAAGTTGTGTGTGTCCTGCACGACTTTCTAGATGTGGTAGACTCTTTTCACTTGAGCTCAATTTTGTATATGCCTATTGCCTAGATTTTTTTAATGTGAATTTAGTTAAGTGCTTGATGAATTTAAATAGTGGTTGCGACATTAAAGACGTTAAATACTGAATGACTCTTAAGTCATGTGTGCTTACACGACACACTAGTCATGTGAGCTTGAACAACTCTTGAGATATAACAATCTCTTGTCACGTGAATTTCAATGAAATTCCTATTCCCTAAATCTTATCACGTGaatgtaatttttatatactcATTTCCCAGATTCATTTTCACGTGAATTCAATTAAGTCCTCTATAAAGGTTtgctttttatcttttttagatttttaatacaaaaaaaaatttacgtTTTTCGCACTCTAATAACTTTCCCACATCGATAATTTTTTACTGAGAGTTACCATTTGGACGCTATTTATCCTACGTGACTCTTTTGGCTTCTCAAACCTACAAACATATAGTAAGGTACTACTTCTGGTTTTTTAATAGTGATAGACTAATGAAGTGAAATAGATCTAAAGAAAATTTTCGTAAAGTAGAGGGGAAAGCTTCTTAAATTGAGCGATAGGTCCATGCCTTTCAATcaaaataagtagattttcGTTGCATACATATTCTATTTTTACTTTACAACCAACTTTCGACCCAGATATAACTTTCGGAGAAGAGAGGGGAAAGCTTCTTAGAGTGATTATAGAAGTTCCGTTTTAGCAACGGGCCGTGATATGGGCCTAAAAGGCCGCAGCTCTAATTTAATCTCTACGACCCGCGTAACATTTTTGGCGCTAATCTCTTTTTTCCCGCGAACAGTAAATAGCGCGGGAAAAAATTGATTCCTTTTAGCTGTTTATTTCAGCCCTACTGAATCCCCAATTCGTTTTCATTTTCACAGTAACATCGATTGTATCTACCTTCTCAGTTCTTCTTTTCAGATTTGTTTTTGCTAACAATGGGTTCTTCAACAACAGTTGTGTTGCGGAGAAGAACGGAAGCTCCAAAACCGGGAAGAAGAATATTGAGGAACAGGTCGAATTCAAGGAAAATGGTTGAAGAAGATGAATACAGCGATATTTCATGTGTGAAATGTGGATCTGGTGAATACCCAGCTCAGCTTTTGCTTTGTGACAAATGTGACCGAGGATTTCATCTGTTTTGCTTGAGACCCATTCTGGCTTCAGTTCCCAAAGGCTCCTGGTTCTGCCCATCTTGCGATGATAACAAGAATCCGACAAGTATGTATATgggttttcattttttattcgtTTCTTCAATTTTTGAACCTTTTTGTGTTAGAATTGTATTTGGGTGTTTATGAAATCTGCTAAAAATTGAAGCTTGATTTTGGTTGCCTAATCTTTAATTGTTTGACGATATGGGGTTAATTGTTATAGACTAACATGGTTTGAGTAATTAATGTCAGCAAAGCAACTCTTTTATATTTGGGTGTGTAAAATTGTAAACAAGTAAATGTCAAGAACCCCCAATTGTTTGAACAACCCTAATTATTGAGTGTTGAAATGGGAGGGTTCAAATGAAGTGTGATGAGCTTTGATGGTCTGTAGAGTACATTGATTGTACAGAAATGGCTATGATGGAGTTTCTCTTATTTGTATTAACAGCTGATCTAGGGGGAATGTTTTTATGCCGTGCTAATGATTTAACAACAATAACTATCTTTATAGCCCCAAATGTTTCAGTTTATTCTCCTACCTATTATCAATCCCGAGTAGTTTTGAATTAAGGTGTACTAGTAGTACTAGTTTCTTTAAAGCGTAGTaatcataaacaaaaattaagcTAGACAGATGTGATCATCACTATTTTACAATGCCATGGTCATGACAGTAAAGgtttaattttgtacatgtTGTAATCCATTGTCTTGGTTATTTCATCCTTGAAGGAATAAGGGGTATCCAATGTTTGATAATACTTAATTTATTGATTGATCATGTGTTCCTATCTAATGTGCAGAACTTCCTCTTGTGCAAACAAAGATTGTTGATTTTTTCCGGATTGAGAGACCGTCTAACTCGATTAATGAGTGTGGTCCAGGCAAAGGTAAATTCTCTATAGTTCGGATGATATTATCTTATTTGTTTGCTCCAATTACTTGATCTGATGGGTGTTGcttttggttgttttttttgTCAGATTGCCAGAAAAAGAGAAAACGTGGTAGTAGCTTGGTTATGtcaaagaagagaagaagattATTGCCATTCAATCCGACTAAGGATCCTACCCGGAGATTGGAACAAATGACATCTCTTGCTACTGCCTTGTTAGCAGCTGGGGCAGAATTCAGTAATGAGCTTACCTATGTGCCAGGTATGGCCCCACGATCAGCTAATCATGCAGCACTCGAGCGAGAGGGAATGCAGGTATAATAGAACataatctttaaattttgactGACCAAATGTGTTAGATTTAGACTGGCATGCTATTAATGAATCTAACTTAGAGCGGGATCAAAACTTTcaattggaagaaaaataaaaaggatgcATTGGCACATTGTAGTGGTTAAAGATGTCATCTTACTATCTTATTGTTAGATAAGAACTGGTCAAATCTCCCTGAATATCGTATTATTTATTTAGCTGATCTTAACTAAATAGGTTCAGGATAGTTTGATTGACTGAGGGGAATCCTCTATGTTGTTTTGCCACATAACCACTGGAGTGGTTTACATAGATATATGCCTTCTGAGTTCTGTGTGATGCTTGAAATTTTCACAAGGAGATGATAATAACTAGTTACTTAGTATGCCCATAAGCCTTTAAAGGAGAAAATGTgggaagattttttttatttcattgtaTTATTTAGAAAAATGTCCAACTTTCTTAGCATGATCCTTTGAATTACCTATTTTTCAAATCTTAAGACTTCTGTTATTGAACTTCAGGTATTGTCTAAAGACGATACAGAAACTTTACAGTTGTGCAAGAACATGATGAAACAGGGTGAATGGCCACCACTCATGGTTGTTTTTGATCCCAAAGAGGGGTATGTATTTGATCACTATTTTGCTTTCCAATGTATTCACATATTATCATTCTTTTTTGTGTAATCTTAATATGGGATGTTgaatttatctttttatcttTGCTTTGTCAGATTTACTGTTGAAGCAGATGCTTTCATAAAAGACTGGACAATAATTACAGAGTATGTTGGAGATGTTGATTACTTGAATAACCGGGAAGCTGATGATGGAGATAGCATGATGACTCTTTTAACTACTAATGATCCTTCAAAAGACCTCGTCATTTGCCCTGACAAGCACAGTAATATTGCTCGCTTCATCAATGGGATAAACAATCATACTCGGTATGTTCTTTTCCATCAAACACTTGTGCCTTTTGAAGTTACTATGATATCTCATGCTTATCCTATGGTTCTTTGTGTACGACTCTTAATTATATCAATCACATCATGAATTAGCCAGCATCCATGTGTTCTTTCTCGTGGAATGAGACTGAACTCTTTCAGAAAATCTCATTATTACAAGCAGTTTAATCTAAAACTGGATGCACAAGTTAAACATAAACATGGGTAGTGTTAAATTCAAGTATGCCTTATACGTGCAttgtatgttttttcttttggggCGTTCTTAATGATACATATTTCTTCTAACACAGCGCTGGGAAGAAGAAGCAGAATGTGAAGTGTGTGAGGTTTGATGTTGATGGTGAATGCCGTGTTTTATTGGTTGCAAACAGAGACATTCGAAAGGGAGAAAGGCTATATTACGACTACAATGGTTATGAAAATGAATATCCAACAGCGCACTTTGTTTGACCTCATAGGATCCCAACTGATTTGT
This window encodes:
- the LOC107012768 gene encoding histone-lysine N-methyltransferase ATXR6, with the protein product MGSSTTVVLRRRTEAPKPGRRILRNRSNSRKMVEEDEYSDISCVKCGSGEYPAQLLLCDKCDRGFHLFCLRPILASVPKGSWFCPSCDDNKNPTKLPLVQTKIVDFFRIERPSNSINECGPGKDCQKKRKRGSSLVMSKKRRRLLPFNPTKDPTRRLEQMTSLATALLAAGAEFSNELTYVPGMAPRSANHAALEREGMQVLSKDDTETLQLCKNMMKQGEWPPLMVVFDPKEGFTVEADAFIKDWTIITEYVGDVDYLNNREADDGDSMMTLLTTNDPSKDLVICPDKHSNIARFINGINNHTRAGKKKQNVKCVRFDVDGECRVLLVANRDIRKGERLYYDYNGYENEYPTAHFV